In Papaver somniferum cultivar HN1 chromosome 1, ASM357369v1, whole genome shotgun sequence, a genomic segment contains:
- the LOC113296706 gene encoding zinc finger protein ZOP1-like, translating to MTEYWVSQGNKWCDFCKIYISNNPSSIRTHELGTRHKDSVAKRLDTMRKDNVAKEKEQNEAARALEQIEAKAKRSYQKDLAAVKEVRDSNTRAVEAQEESVGAGRFSSASRDWVLDSVSGYYYNQLNGYYYDPNSGFYYSDAIGKWVTQEEAFAIGGSAQPKPKGSLSKKPLSAASEGGSKSIGGPAPGLVIQGSSVNPSRSDKSASSSVAVNKRKRQEEKKPKVVSKEEAAALKAREDAKKRMEEREKPLLGLYQNYRL from the exons ATGACTGAG TATTGGGTTAGCCAGGGAAACAAATGGTGCGACTTCTGCAAGATTTATATTTCAAACAATCCTTCAAGTATAAGAACACATGAACTTGGTACGCGTCACAAGGATAGTGTCGCTAAGAGGCTCGATACTATGCGAAAAGACAATGTCGCCAAGGAGAAGGAACAAAATGAAGCAGCACGTGCTCTGGAGCAAATCGAAGCA AAAGCTAAACGCAGCTATCAGAAGGATTTAGCCGCTGTTAAAGAGGTCAGGGATTCAAATACTCGTGCTGTAGAAGCTCAGGAGGAGAGTGTAGGCGCTGGTCGATTTTCTTCAGCTTCCAGAG ACTGGGTGCTTGATAGTGTATCAGGCTATTACTACAATCAACTGAATGGATATTATTATGATCCGAACTCGGGCTTCTATTACTCGGACGCAATAG GTAAGTGGGTGACACAGGAAGAGGCGTTTGCTATAGGAGGCTCAGCCCAACCTAAACCGAAAGGTTCACTTTCAAAGAAGCCATTATCAGCAGCTTCAGAAGGTGGGAGCAAAAGTATTGGTGGACCGGCTCCTGGATTGGTTATTCAGGGGTCTTCTGTAAATCCATCGAGGTCAGATAAAAGTGCTTCGTCGTCAGTCGCTGTCAATAAAAGGAAGAGGCAAGAGGAAAAGAAACCAAAAGTGGTGTCTAAAGAGGAAGCAGCTGCACTTAAAGCCAGAGAAGATGCAAAGAAACGAatggaagaaagagaaaaacccTTGCTGGGCCTTTACCAAAATTACCGACTTTAG